The Styela clava chromosome 13, kaStyClav1.hap1.2, whole genome shotgun sequence genome has a window encoding:
- the LOC120333148 gene encoding glucan endo-1,3-beta-glucosidase-like: MEYKTLTLFLTVLAYAAGALIYDNEFDSADSTADWVIEVTGNPHNNELQYYTAREQNIYVENGNLVIKPIKEMYQGRKYTSGRLHSQFAMKYGRVQVRAKLPNGNGLWPAIWMMPRDDVFGTWPKSGEIDICEARGDNMAEIQSTIHFGDLPCCDYHYYENSGDLDIDGSIDQYHVYQLDWTPTELVYSLDGKPYHMHNLDRQVGWMYGNKGDPFNQYFYIILNVAVGGHYVTDPTPTTTWNYPDAEMKVDYVRAYPLEDISTFKCGVKPTASYGDICGNVEWACYNQLEADVSAQCTSELLNCCATRSCEITRVQTLATEVFAAYDEQINDGDSCNFGGTAMRKYVLHDGYAPNPECRIKDDANNADICGSMLWACSSDNTYANVDPECSDAADVQACCNVDPYSCDNNRLRQGAGAVFAAYYNAIPSASSCDFGGVCYLDAIQEPIHAIDGYGA; this comes from the exons ATGGAATATAAAACCCTAACTTTGTTTCTGACGGTTCTCGCCTATGCGGCCG GTGCTTTGATATATGACAACGAGTTCGATAGTGCAGACTCTACTGCGGACTGGGTCATTGAAGTAACTGGAAATCCCCATAACAACGAACTCCAGTATTATACAGCACGAGAACAAAACATTTACGTTGAAAATGGAAATTTGGTTATAAAGCCCATAAAAGAAAT GTATCAAGGAAGAAAATACACTTCTGGGAGACTCCACTCACAATTTGCAATGAAGTATGGGCGCGTTCAGGTTCGTGCAAAACTACCTAATGGTAATGGATTGTGGCCTGCTATTTGGATGATGCCTCG TGACGACGTATTTGGAACATGGCCTAAGAGTGGCGAGatcgatatttgtgaagctAGAGGCGACAACATGGCTGAGATCCAGAGTACAATTCATTTTGGAGATCTTCCATGTTGTGATTACCATTACTATGAGAACAGTGGCGATCTCGATATTGACGGTTCAATTGACCAATATCACGTTTATCAACTTGATTGGACACCAACAGAGTTG GTATACAGCTTGGATGGCAAGCCTTATCATATGCACAATCTTGACAGACAAGTAGGATGGATGTACGGAAATAAAG GTGATCCTTTCAATCAATACTTTTACATAATTCTTAATGTTGCTGTTGGGGGACATTACGTTACGGATCCAACACCAACCACTACCTGGAATTATCCGGATGCTGAAATGAAGGTCGACTACGTACGAGCTTATCCACTAGAG GACATATCGACATTCAAATGTGGTGTCAAGCCTACAGCGTCTTACGGCGATATATGTGGAAACGTGGAATGGGCTTGTTATAATCAATTGGAGGCTGATGTAAGTGCCCAATGTACTTCCGAACTATTGAATTGCTGCGCGACAAGAAGCTGTGAAATTACTAGAGTACAAA cgtTGGCAACCGAAGTATTCGCTGCATACGACGAACAAATAAACGATGGAGATTCATGCAACTTCGGCGGTACGGCTATGCGCAAATATGTGTTACATGATGGTTATGCACCAAATCCCGAATGCCGTATCAAAGACGACGCAAACAATGCTGACATTTGCGGCAGTATGTTATGGGCATGCAGCAGTGACAACACCTACGCAAAT GTCGATCCAGAGTGTAGTGATGCTGCCGACGTTCAAGCTTGCTGCAATGTTGATCCATACTCATGTGATAACAATCGCTTGAGGCAAGGTGCAGGGGCTGTTTTTGCAGCATATTATAATGCAATACCCTCAGCATCGAGTTGTGATTTTGGCGGCGTCTGCTACCTTGATGCAATTCAGGAACCTATTCACGCAATCGACGGTTATGGTGCATAA
- the LOC120332633 gene encoding uncharacterized protein LOC120332633, with the protein MSGSFLCLTVLLGVIALCQVEGGPDSRCKDYNGLSKENGKRCGRPCASNDDCEKGQICCPAGACGFLCRPLPVVDKNCPPVKGKRKRRSAGTYKCFSNADCGDGICCYGPVLPSTYCFQY; encoded by the exons ATGTCTGGATCTTTTCTTTGTTTGACAGTTCTGCTTGGTGTCATCGCATTATGCCAAG ttgaaGGTGGACCTGATTCTCGATGCAAAGATTACAACGGATTGTCTAAAGAAAATGGCAAACGGTGTGGAAGGCCCTGTGCATCAAATGATGATTGCGAAAAGGGACAGATTTGTTGTCCTGCGGGCGCGTGCGGATTTTTATGTAGACCTTTACCGG TGGTGGATAAAAACTGCCCACCTGTTAAAGGAAAAAGAAAACGTCGATCAGCTGGAACGTACAAATGCTTTTCAAATGCAGACTGTGGCGACGGAATATGCTGCTATGGACCAGTATTACCCAGTACCTATTGTTTTCAATACTAA